Proteins found in one Mucilaginibacter gracilis genomic segment:
- the porD gene encoding type IX secretion system protein PorD, whose protein sequence is MKKLAACIITLLCLTNLVNGQDLNAHVQVLTPKIQTSNKRVFQVLENAMKDFMNNRKWCADQVLPQERIECNLVLNITAWDGSSKFSGELQVQSTRPIFGSTYTSALLSINDKDFDFVYTEGQQLDFNEQNFQSNLTSVLGFYANIIVGMDYDSFSKFGGSLYFAKAQTIVTAAQSASYKGWNAFDNNRNRYWLAENLNNKRYTILREFNYNYHRLGLDTMADNAINARKTIADLLSDLEQLDRQGLGAMLPLIFFSTKSDEFVSILSAADPQTRIRAYNILNQADPSNGNKYAALQKN, encoded by the coding sequence ATGAAAAAACTTGCTGCCTGTATTATTACCCTGCTTTGCCTAACCAACCTGGTTAACGGCCAAGATTTGAATGCGCATGTGCAGGTGCTTACGCCAAAAATACAAACCAGCAATAAGCGTGTTTTCCAGGTGCTTGAAAACGCCATGAAGGATTTTATGAACAACCGCAAATGGTGTGCCGACCAGGTTTTACCGCAAGAACGTATTGAATGCAACCTTGTGCTGAACATAACCGCCTGGGATGGCAGCAGCAAGTTTAGTGGCGAGTTGCAGGTACAATCAACCAGGCCAATTTTTGGTTCAACCTATACCAGTGCTTTGTTGAGCATTAACGATAAGGACTTCGATTTTGTATACACCGAGGGCCAACAGCTCGATTTTAACGAGCAAAACTTTCAAAGCAACTTAACATCGGTACTGGGTTTTTATGCCAACATAATTGTGGGTATGGATTACGATTCGTTTTCTAAATTTGGCGGTTCCCTTTATTTCGCCAAAGCCCAAACCATAGTAACGGCGGCTCAAAGTGCATCATACAAAGGTTGGAACGCCTTTGATAACAACCGTAACCGCTATTGGCTGGCCGAAAACCTGAACAACAAACGTTACACCATTTTGCGCGAATTTAATTACAACTACCACCGTTTGGGCTTAGATACTATGGCCGATAATGCCATAAACGCGCGCAAAACCATTGCCGATTTGCTGTCCGATCTTGAGCAGCTCGACCGCCAGGGTTTAGGTGCCATGCTTCCGCTGATATTTTTTAGTACCAAAAGCGACGAATTTGTATCCATACTTAGTGCCGCCGACCCGCAAACCCGCATCCGCGCCTACAACATCCTCAACCAGGCCGACCCAAGTAACGGCAATAAGTACGCCGCCTTGCAGAAGAATTAA
- the coaBC gene encoding bifunctional phosphopantothenoylcysteine decarboxylase/phosphopantothenate--cysteine ligase CoaBC, with protein sequence MLEGKKIVLGVCGSIAAYKTAFLVRLLVKAGADVQVIMTPGATNFITPLTLSTLSKKPVFVEYFEPQTGEWNNHVDLGLWADLLIIAPATANTMAKMANGLVDNLLTAVYLSAKCPVYFAPAMDLDMWKHESTLHNVAQLKAFGNIFIPPGYGELASGLVGEGRMAEPEDMVDFITAELKKGLPLLNQKALVSAGPTYEAIDPVRFIGNHSSGKMGFAIADTLAKLGADVTLIAGPSAQQTHSKLIKRINVTSAAEMLDACTTHFNDATICVMSAAVADYTPVTVSNIKIKKQADSFSIELKKTTDILKTLGALKRPGQILVGFALETNNEESNAIEKLHKKNLDFIVLNSLNDAGAGFKTNTNKITIIDRNLQKTVFDLKTKDEVAADICHKITELINS encoded by the coding sequence ATGCTGGAAGGTAAAAAAATTGTGCTGGGCGTTTGCGGGAGTATTGCCGCTTATAAAACCGCTTTCCTGGTGCGCTTGCTGGTTAAAGCCGGGGCCGATGTACAGGTGATAATGACACCCGGCGCTACCAATTTTATTACGCCGCTAACTTTATCAACCCTATCAAAAAAACCGGTATTTGTTGAATACTTTGAACCGCAAACCGGCGAGTGGAACAACCATGTTGACCTTGGCCTTTGGGCCGATTTACTTATTATAGCCCCTGCAACAGCCAATACAATGGCTAAAATGGCTAACGGCTTGGTTGATAACCTGCTTACTGCCGTTTACCTATCGGCCAAGTGCCCGGTTTATTTTGCCCCCGCTATGGACCTCGATATGTGGAAACACGAATCGACCCTGCATAATGTGGCGCAGCTAAAGGCATTCGGTAATATTTTTATCCCGCCCGGTTACGGCGAACTGGCAAGTGGCCTGGTAGGCGAAGGCCGCATGGCCGAACCCGAAGACATGGTTGATTTTATAACCGCCGAGCTAAAAAAAGGCCTCCCGTTACTTAATCAAAAAGCGTTAGTAAGCGCCGGCCCAACTTACGAGGCTATTGATCCGGTGCGTTTTATAGGTAACCACTCCTCGGGCAAAATGGGTTTCGCTATTGCGGATACTTTGGCCAAACTGGGTGCCGACGTTACTTTGATAGCCGGGCCATCGGCACAACAAACCCACAGCAAGCTAATTAAACGCATTAATGTAACATCGGCAGCCGAGATGCTTGATGCCTGCACCACTCATTTTAATGATGCCACAATTTGTGTGATGAGCGCCGCCGTGGCGGACTATACGCCGGTAACGGTATCAAACATCAAGATAAAAAAACAGGCAGATAGCTTTAGCATCGAACTCAAAAAAACAACCGATATTTTAAAAACCCTGGGTGCCCTAAAACGCCCCGGCCAAATACTGGTTGGCTTTGCCCTGGAAACTAACAATGAGGAAAGCAACGCCATTGAAAAACTGCACAAAAAAAACCTCGATTTTATTGTTTTAAATTCGTTGAACGATGCTGGCGCAGGTTTTAAAACAAACACCAACAAAATAACTATTATTGACCGTAATTTACAGAAAACCGTTTTTGACCTTAAAACCAAAGATGAAGTTGCTGCCGATATTTGCCATAAAATTACCGAACTCATAAACTCATGA
- the yiaK gene encoding 3-dehydro-L-gulonate 2-dehydrogenase, with protein MKIPFDTLQSEFLRVLLKLNMDPAKAQQCATIFAENSRDGVYTHGLNRFPTFVELIKEGLVDMNAEPVLENHLGIIEQWNGNYAAGMLNATHCMQRAVDMAKQNGLGCVAIRNTNHWMRGGTYGWQAANQGCIGICFTNTIANVPPWGGIDPRLGNNPLIIAVPRQNGHVVLDMAVSQYSFGKLMQYQSNNQELPLPGGYDNDGKLSTNATDIIASKRILPIGFWKGSGLSLMLDLLVTILSQGRSTKAITETGKEAGVSQVFIAIHQPDTELTRQLIEQILDYAKSSRPEKEGGTISYPGENTLRTRAQNIKEGIPVDEGIWNKVLAL; from the coding sequence ATGAAAATACCATTTGATACCCTCCAGTCAGAATTTCTAAGAGTTTTGTTAAAGCTCAATATGGATCCGGCGAAAGCCCAACAATGTGCAACCATATTTGCCGAAAACAGCCGCGACGGCGTTTATACCCATGGACTAAACCGTTTCCCCACTTTTGTGGAATTGATAAAGGAAGGCCTGGTTGATATGAATGCCGAACCTGTGCTTGAAAACCACCTCGGCATAATAGAGCAATGGAACGGCAACTATGCGGCGGGTATGCTTAATGCCACCCACTGTATGCAAAGGGCCGTTGATATGGCCAAACAAAACGGACTGGGTTGTGTGGCTATACGCAATACCAACCATTGGATGCGCGGCGGCACTTATGGCTGGCAGGCTGCTAACCAGGGCTGCATAGGTATTTGTTTTACCAACACTATTGCCAATGTACCACCCTGGGGCGGTATTGACCCGCGCCTGGGCAATAACCCTTTAATTATTGCCGTGCCAAGGCAAAACGGACATGTGGTTTTAGATATGGCCGTATCGCAATACTCTTTCGGCAAATTAATGCAGTACCAAAGCAATAACCAGGAGTTGCCCCTGCCGGGAGGTTATGATAACGATGGTAAGCTGAGTACCAATGCTACCGACATTATAGCATCTAAAAGGATATTGCCTATTGGTTTCTGGAAAGGTTCGGGCTTATCGCTGATGCTTGATCTGCTGGTTACCATACTGAGCCAGGGCCGGTCCACAAAAGCTATTACCGAAACCGGGAAGGAAGCAGGTGTATCGCAGGTGTTCATCGCCATACATCAGCCCGATACCGAATTAACCCGCCAGTTAATAGAACAGATACTTGACTACGCCAAAAGCAGCCGCCCCGAAAAAGAAGGCGGAACCATATCATATCCCGGCGAAAATACGTTGCGTACCCGTGCCCAAAACATTAAAGAAGGCATCCCGGTTGATGAAGGTATATGGAACAAGGTGTTGGCATTGTAG
- a CDS encoding glycosyl hydrolase family 8 translates to MGFSKKLLITITLWAVVGFVHAQKASRPFPQHVKYTAGTIIPNLVPQKQLDNSVKSFYILWKERYINTNCNNGQYYVWFEKPGKQCVSEGQGYGMMIVALMAGYDKKAQSTYNGLYKYYKAHPSTRSPALMAWAQNANCKDLGGSSATDGDMDIAYSLLLADKQWGSKGDINYRSEARTMIAAIMKQEINAKTFSVILSNSVEYDSGDYFDTRSSDFMPAHFKEFKKLSDDANWDKVIDRNYALFKLMQNKYSPDAGLIPDFIQHVNKKPIPAKAKYLESVYDGAYNYNACRVPWRIATDYILYGDRRSKTMVDKINTWIRQTTKGNPDNISAGYSLQGNDLKSRYFEALSFIAPFAVSAMVDQKNQTWLNQVWDYIIKFDLDGFDYYDNSIKMLNMIILSGNYWAPGG, encoded by the coding sequence ATGGGTTTTAGTAAAAAGCTATTAATTACAATTACACTATGGGCAGTGGTTGGTTTTGTACATGCGCAAAAGGCATCGCGCCCTTTTCCGCAGCATGTAAAATATACTGCCGGCACCATCATCCCCAACCTGGTGCCGCAAAAGCAGTTGGATAATAGCGTAAAATCGTTTTACATACTTTGGAAAGAGCGTTACATTAATACCAATTGCAACAACGGGCAATACTATGTTTGGTTTGAAAAGCCCGGCAAGCAATGTGTATCCGAAGGGCAGGGCTACGGCATGATGATTGTTGCCCTGATGGCCGGGTACGATAAAAAGGCGCAAAGTACTTACAACGGTTTATACAAATACTACAAGGCGCACCCCAGCACCCGCAGCCCTGCCTTGATGGCATGGGCGCAAAATGCCAATTGTAAAGACCTTGGCGGAAGCAGTGCTACCGACGGCGATATGGATATTGCTTACTCGCTGTTACTGGCCGACAAGCAATGGGGCAGCAAAGGCGATATAAATTACCGCAGCGAAGCCAGAACCATGATAGCCGCAATTATGAAGCAGGAGATAAACGCTAAAACCTTTTCGGTGATATTAAGTAACTCGGTTGAGTATGATAGTGGGGATTATTTTGATACCCGATCGTCGGACTTTATGCCGGCGCATTTTAAGGAGTTTAAAAAACTGAGTGACGATGCCAATTGGGATAAAGTGATTGACCGTAATTACGCGCTATTTAAATTAATGCAAAACAAATACAGCCCCGATGCCGGTTTAATACCCGATTTTATACAGCATGTTAATAAAAAGCCTATCCCGGCAAAGGCAAAATATCTGGAATCGGTTTACGATGGGGCCTACAATTACAATGCCTGCCGTGTACCCTGGCGGATAGCAACCGATTATATTTTGTATGGTGATAGGCGATCGAAAACGATGGTTGATAAAATAAACACCTGGATACGCCAAACCACCAAAGGTAACCCCGATAACATTTCGGCGGGGTATAGCCTGCAAGGCAACGATTTAAAAAGCCGGTATTTTGAGGCCCTGAGTTTTATTGCACCCTTCGCGGTTTCTGCTATGGTTGACCAAAAAAACCAAACATGGCTTAACCAGGTTTGGGACTACATTATAAAATTTGACCTCGACGGATTTGACTACTACGACAACAGTATCAAAATGCTCAACATGATTATTTTATCAGGAAATTACTGGGCACCGGGAGGGTAG
- a CDS encoding RluA family pseudouridine synthase, producing the protein MGKIQFQAAPYNITDKDVLYEDNHLIAINKRAGDIVQVDDTGDESLDEKVKRYIAQKYNKPNGAFLGVVHRLDRPVSGVIMFAKTSKALERMNALFKGREIHKTYLAVVRNRPVPESGNLVHWLIKNPQKNVTKAHDHEVTGSLRSELNYKLIGELNGYYLIEVDPITGRPHQIRVQLSTLNCPIVGDNKYGYPRGSLKKSICLHARRIQFIHPIKKEPVDIYAKLPSDGFWDKFETLAGGFGS; encoded by the coding sequence ATGGGTAAAATTCAATTTCAGGCTGCGCCCTACAACATAACCGACAAGGATGTTTTATATGAGGACAACCACCTTATAGCCATAAACAAGCGTGCGGGAGATATTGTACAGGTTGATGATACGGGCGATGAATCGTTAGATGAAAAGGTTAAACGCTACATTGCACAAAAATACAATAAACCCAATGGCGCGTTTTTAGGCGTGGTACACCGGCTTGACAGGCCCGTTAGCGGCGTTATTATGTTTGCCAAAACCAGCAAGGCGCTTGAGCGGATGAACGCCTTGTTTAAGGGCCGCGAAATACACAAAACCTATTTGGCCGTAGTGCGCAACAGGCCCGTGCCCGAAAGCGGAAACCTGGTACACTGGCTGATAAAAAACCCGCAAAAAAACGTTACCAAAGCCCACGACCATGAAGTGACAGGCAGCCTGCGCTCCGAATTAAACTACAAGCTAATTGGCGAACTAAACGGCTATTACTTAATTGAGGTTGACCCGATAACGGGCCGCCCGCACCAAATACGGGTGCAATTATCAACCCTTAACTGCCCTATTGTGGGCGATAATAAATATGGCTACCCACGCGGCAGCTTAAAAAAGAGCATTTGTTTACATGCCAGGCGCATACAATTTATACACCCCATAAAAAAAGAACCTGTTGATATTTATGCCAAACTACCCAGCGATGGTTTTTGGGATAAGTTTGAGACTCTTGCGGGAGGATTTGGATCATAG
- the panB gene encoding 3-methyl-2-oxobutanoate hydroxymethyltransferase, whose protein sequence is MSVHKEVKRITTHILQEMKQRGEKIAMLTAYDYSMATIVDDAGIDVILVGDSASNVMAGHETTLPITLDQMIYHASSVVRAINRALVVVDLPFGSYQGNSKEALNSAIRIMKESGAHAVKLEGGLEIAESVSRILAAGIPVMGHLGLTPQSIYKFGTYTVRAKEEAEAFKLREDAAKLQDLGCFSVVLEKIPAKLAKEVSENLTIPTIGIGAGQHCDGQVLVIHDMLGINKGFRPRFLRQYASLYDVMNGAIQNYIKDVKANDFPSEKEQY, encoded by the coding sequence ATGTCGGTACACAAAGAGGTTAAAAGGATTACCACCCACATTTTACAGGAAATGAAGCAGCGCGGCGAAAAAATAGCGATGCTTACTGCTTACGATTACTCGATGGCTACCATAGTTGATGATGCCGGTATTGATGTAATATTGGTTGGCGATTCGGCGTCCAATGTAATGGCGGGGCACGAAACTACGCTGCCTATCACGCTAGACCAGATGATATACCATGCATCATCGGTAGTGCGTGCCATTAACCGCGCGCTGGTAGTTGTTGATCTGCCCTTTGGTTCGTACCAGGGTAACTCAAAGGAAGCCCTTAATTCGGCCATCCGCATCATGAAGGAATCGGGCGCTCATGCCGTAAAGTTAGAAGGCGGTTTGGAGATTGCCGAATCGGTTAGCCGCATACTGGCTGCGGGCATCCCGGTTATGGGGCATTTAGGTTTAACGCCGCAATCTATTTATAAATTCGGCACCTATACCGTTCGTGCTAAAGAGGAAGCCGAAGCATTCAAACTACGCGAAGATGCTGCCAAATTGCAGGATTTAGGTTGCTTTTCGGTTGTGTTAGAAAAAATACCGGCAAAACTGGCTAAAGAGGTGAGCGAAAACTTAACCATACCCACCATTGGTATTGGCGCAGGCCAGCATTGCGACGGGCAGGTTTTAGTTATACACGATATGCTGGGTATTAACAAGGGCTTTAGGCCTCGTTTTTTGCGCCAGTATGCCAGTTTGTACGATGTAATGAACGGTGCCATCCAAAATTATATTAAGGATGTAAAGGCTAACGATTTCCCGAGTGAAAAGGAACAGTATTAG
- the carA gene encoding glutamine-hydrolyzing carbamoyl-phosphate synthase small subunit, with amino-acid sequence MSYLTKLPAILLLADGTVFHGKAAGKIGTTTGEICFNTGMTGYQEIFTDPSYFGQIMVTTNAHIGNYGIRKEEVESEQIQIAGLVCKNYNIAYSRKQADESIQDYFQEQNIVSISDIDTRQLVRYIREKGAMNAIISSEIMDIDELKKRLDQVPSMDGLELSSQVSTTEPYHFGTEGAGKRIAVLDLGVKKNILRNFSHRDVYGKVFPAKTTFAEMEEFAPDGYFISNGPGDPSAMPYAIDTVKEILAAEKPMFGICLGHQLLALANDIPTKKMFNGHRGLNHPVKNIIKNHCEVTSQNHGFGVVQEAVRASDKVEITHVNLNDQSIEGIRVKGKKAFSVQYHPESSPGPHDSRYLFDDFVDMME; translated from the coding sequence ATGAGCTACCTAACTAAATTACCTGCCATATTATTATTAGCCGACGGTACCGTTTTCCACGGTAAAGCTGCCGGAAAAATAGGCACCACAACCGGCGAAATATGCTTCAACACCGGAATGACAGGCTACCAGGAAATTTTTACCGATCCATCGTACTTCGGCCAAATTATGGTTACTACCAACGCTCACATTGGTAATTATGGTATCCGTAAAGAAGAAGTAGAATCGGAACAGATACAGATAGCCGGTTTGGTTTGCAAAAATTACAACATAGCCTACAGCCGTAAACAAGCCGACGAATCTATCCAGGATTATTTCCAGGAGCAAAATATTGTTTCCATATCTGATATTGATACCCGCCAACTGGTGCGTTACATCCGCGAAAAGGGAGCTATGAATGCCATCATCTCTTCGGAAATTATGGATATTGATGAGCTTAAAAAACGCTTAGACCAGGTGCCGTCGATGGATGGCTTAGAGCTATCGTCGCAGGTATCAACCACCGAGCCTTACCATTTTGGTACCGAAGGTGCAGGCAAACGCATTGCTGTTTTAGATTTGGGCGTTAAAAAGAATATTCTGCGTAATTTTTCGCACAGAGATGTGTATGGTAAGGTTTTCCCGGCTAAAACCACTTTTGCCGAGATGGAAGAATTTGCTCCCGATGGCTATTTTATATCAAACGGCCCCGGTGATCCGTCGGCAATGCCTTACGCCATTGATACCGTAAAAGAAATACTTGCCGCCGAAAAACCAATGTTCGGCATTTGCCTGGGCCACCAGTTGCTGGCTTTAGCAAACGACATACCGACCAAAAAAATGTTTAACGGCCACCGCGGTTTAAACCACCCGGTAAAAAACATCATCAAAAACCATTGCGAAGTAACATCGCAAAACCACGGCTTCGGCGTTGTGCAGGAAGCTGTAAGAGCGTCGGACAAGGTGGAAATAACCCACGTAAACCTTAACGATCAATCGATAGAAGGCATCCGCGTTAAGGGTAAAAAAGCGTTCTCGGTACAATACCACCCCGAATCATCACCCGGCCCGCACGATTCGCGCTACCTGTTTGATGATTTTGTGGATATGATGGAATAA
- a CDS encoding porin family protein, protein MKKSILIAAALLVAGAVNAQVKIGATGGLDVSNIIKTNDNNFDTKYTTGFNAGITLEIPIVGPLGIEPEVLYAQKGYKANIPSGDFTQTRNFVDVPLLARIKLADGFAVLVGPQFSFATSTRNVYSNGISTTTQTQYNNDRDNLRKNIVGGVAGFSIDLSKSVDFRARYALDLQKNNGDGTSQTPEYRNQVFQFGLAFKVY, encoded by the coding sequence ATGAAAAAATCTATATTAATAGCTGCCGCATTGCTGGTTGCAGGCGCAGTAAACGCACAGGTTAAAATAGGTGCCACAGGCGGCCTTGATGTATCAAATATTATAAAAACTAACGACAATAATTTTGATACCAAATACACCACAGGGTTTAACGCGGGTATTACGCTGGAGATACCTATAGTTGGTCCGCTTGGTATTGAGCCCGAAGTACTTTATGCACAAAAGGGTTATAAAGCCAACATCCCATCCGGCGATTTTACGCAAACCCGCAATTTTGTTGATGTGCCCTTGCTGGCCAGAATTAAACTGGCCGATGGCTTTGCCGTTTTGGTTGGCCCGCAGTTTTCGTTTGCTACATCAACCAGAAATGTTTACAGCAACGGTATATCAACCACTACACAAACACAGTATAATAACGACAGGGATAACCTGCGCAAAAACATTGTTGGCGGCGTTGCCGGTTTTAGTATCGATTTGAGCAAATCGGTTGATTTTCGTGCCCGCTATGCCCTCGATCTGCAAAAGAACAATGGTGATGGCACATCTCAAACGCCCGAATACCGCAACCAGGTATTCCAATTTGGGTTAGCCTTTAAAGTATATTAA